The Methanohalophilus portucalensis DNA window AGGACACCGACAAGACTTGATGCTGACTGGCTCCTTTTTTTCCTGAGAGTAACAATCCTCAGGAAATTGTTTGCGATCATGTCCCCTATGACATCGGGTTTGCCACCCAGGTTCGTGGCTTCGATGAACATCTTGCTGAAACGATCGATAAGATTACTGCCGGTATTTGCTGCAAAGAGCTCCCATGCCCGGAATTTATTGATACGGGTGGTAAGCCTTTTGTACAGTTCATTCACATCCCCTGTCAGAGGCCCGAAATCATGACTTTTCAGGGCTTTCAGGGCATCATCGATCATCCCTCCTCTTGCCCCTGCGGAGCTTCCCAGTGACCTGATAAAAGAAGGAAAATTTTCGTCCTTGCGGCGAATATCCTTTTCCATTTTTTTGGCTATCCTGCCTGTATAGACCAGGGGTGTCACGACAATTGCAATATCTATGGGGGTGGGGAATTTGTCAACAAGCATTAGAGCAACTGCCACAAGCAAACATGCCAGAAGAGAAATTGGAATGGAGCGGTACAGATGTGTCTTTTCCTTTGTCACAATATTTGATTGAATCCATATAGGATCCTTTGGAACCTTGCTTTTTGTGAAAAATAGCATGGCCACATCGACCATGGCAAAGATGGCAATGACCATTCCCATCAGCATCACGGCATCCATGCCGGTGATCACAGGCATTATGAGCGCAAACGAGGCCATGAATATGAGCGCCATTACCAGGGATACGAAAAGTTCCTTGATCACTTCGATCATATACATGGCGCTGTTGTACATCGCTTCATATTGTTTCATGACAACATTCTGTTCAGCTGCCAGAAATGAGCGGATATCTTCCCCGGATTCCAGGCCGTGGGCGAACCGGTCCAGAAAATCCTGATAAATTATTGAGGGGGTAAGTTTGGATACAAAACGGCATGCTGCAGACATACTCAGATTCCAGACGGTTACAAGATTGTATATTTTCCGGCTCTCCTCTGCCAAGGTCTTATAAGCCTTATTCTGTGAAATGATACGGATTATATCAATCCGGGGCGTGTCTGCGGTTGATATGACGCCCATCTGGGTGATGTAGTAATGCATATTATTGTTGATAGTTGCTGCATGTCCTCCTAATACGGACATGGGATAGTATACGGCAAAAATAATACAGAGTACAGGCACAAGTGCCGGGATTATACGGGCATTTCCCACAAACAGGGTGGGCAGCATGATGTAAAAGATAGCCGAGAATACAAATCCGAACACGATTACAGGGAGGGCGAACTTCTTGACATAATCAAGAGGTTCCATATTCATGAGTTTGAACGCTTTCCTGTAACTCATCCGATCATCTCATATACTGAAAGGCAGGCCATGCACACCGTATTTGTAGAAATTTACTATGATCTTCAAAACGTCATGGTAGTCAGTGATATCCCTTTTGATCATCTCATCCAGTATCTTTGCCCTCAAAAACAGGTCATTGTAGATCTGCCTCTTATCCTCATATCCCAGTTTCGTAGCAATCTTGTCCTCCAGGATGAAACTGTTGTTCAACCCCCGGAAACTATGCGTATCGGTTTCCGGTTCCCACTGGAATACCGCTCTTGTGACAACCCCTCCTGCATCCTCGAAATACCCTTCGATCTCTTCTATGGATATGCAGCGGCGCAGGAATTTGCCCTGCCTGTAAACCGCCTGCAGGATCATTGCCACATTCAGGTTATCAATGAAGGTCACGGGTACATTTATGGGATTACCGGTAAGTCTCTGGATCATTTTTGTAACGGCTGATGCATGGAAAGTAGCCAGTACGGGGTGGCCGGTCTGCATACCCTGGAATGCCACAGCACCCTCTTCTCCTCGAATTTCTCCTACAATGATGTAGTTTGGACGGGAACGCAATGCAGCTTTTAGCAGGGTGAACATTTCAACCCTGGATTCCGGTGGTCCGTCCTCACGGGTAATGAGCTGCTGCCAGACTGCCTGGGGAGGCTGCACTTCAGCGGTATCCTCGGCCGTATAGATCTTGGACTTGGGATTTACGAATGCCAAACAGGCATTGAGCATGGTGGTCTTCCCACTTGCGGTTTCTCCACTGAAGAATACACTCATCCCGTTCTCTAGGCACATCCACATATAAGCTGCCATGTTGATATCGATAGCCCCCCAGTTTATGAGCTGGATTATGCTTACGGGCACATCACTGAACTTACGCATCGTGAAACTGCTACCTCTTTTACTGACATCGAGACTGTAAATGATATTGATACGTGATCCGTCGGGTAAAGCACCATCAGCAACGGGTTTTGCATCACTGACCGGCCGGCCGATCCGCTCACTCATACTGCGCAGCCAACCGTCAAGCCCCGCTTCTGTACCGAAAGTCAGATCGGTTTTCATCATGCCGAGTATCTTGTGTATGATAAATACGCCCGAGACGCCAATGCTGTGAATATCTTCCAGATAGGGGTCCCTGATGATGGGTTCAATGGGTCCGGATCCCACGATATTACGCTCGATGTGGTAATGGATATGGGTATACTCAGCCTGGGTGAGGGGAATGGCTTGTTTTTTGGGAATGAGTTTTTGCAGCAGACTTCCGCCTTCAGTATCCCCTGGTAGTTCTCCTCCGTTTCCGACTTCCACGATTTTGTTAAGCAACTTATTGATTGTATCCTTCAACTCTTTTTCAGATTCAGGGACTATTTCTCCTGCAGAATCTTCGAGGATGCGATCAATTATAGCCTCATATTTGCGCTGCTCGTTTTCTGTGAGCTGGGGTTCAACGGCGTAATAATGTGCCTCTCCCATTTTTTGTGTGCCATAGAGATGAATAAATACGGGATCTCCCACCGGGATGATTATATTGACATTTTCAGGATCCAGATCTTTGGGCAGGCTGACCAGAAATTCGGGCCGATCTCCTCCGCGTTTCATAAACCGGCTTACATACGTTTTGAGATGCGGATTTGCCTGCATTGCCTTCTGAAAATTTGCTTGCATTTTTTCATCTCTCTGTTATCATGCCACGGAAGCAATTTCCACTACCAGGCCTACTTTTGGCTCTATCCTGAACCCTATAAGCTGTCCCACTTTACCTTTGGCTCCCGTGAACTTATTCACGATCAGTGTTCTTTTCACTTCCGAGCCCATTGTTTTTGATTTTAATGTCATGTAAATATCCGAGGATGAACGAAACATCGCATTAAGTTCTTCTTCAAGCTGGCCGCTTTCAACTGTCAGGATAATTACTTTCCCCATTCCGTTTAGTTTTTTGAAAAAGGAGATGAGTTCCAGGCTTTTTTCGCTGTTTGCACTGTATTTGATAAGAGCTGAGATCGTATCGATAATAATGATGTCATTATTAAACAATTCCTCTGCCGACATAAGTCTTTCAATAAAATCAAGACGGGATTTTGCAGCCTTTACCAGTGGAATCACAGGGATATACAGCAACCTGTTTTTGAGCAAATGCTGGGCTATTGGGTAATCCAGGGAATACATCTGGTTGATAAAACCCTTGGTGGTCATCTGTGTGGAGATCAGGGTCACATTTGTATCATTTTCAATAAGCCCGTAGGCAATTCTCTGGCTGATGGTACTTTTTCCCTGGCCGCTTCCTCCTTCCAGGACAATGAGAGAACCCGTGGGAAACCCTTTCCCGAGTTTATCGTTGAATTCATCTCTTTCTATTGAGAAAGGATATACGTTGTTTTGCACTTCATCAGCCTCATTCAGTTTCAAAGTTTATTGCATCGGTCTTCCCATTCTCCACGGCAACAAGGATCCTGTGGTCTCCAGGGCTAAGGGATGTTGAAATCTCTAAAATAAGCAGATCCGCCGGACTCCATACCCCATCCTCTTCCTGAAGCCGCGAATTCAGGTCATCGGGGGATACCAGCAGGCCGTCGATGAACACGTCTACATAATCAATAGGTATGCTTGTTTTACCGGTATTTTTCACATAGAAACTGTATGTGTTACTGTTGTTGGGTACAATCTCGGGGTCATTGACTATGGTGATATCCGTGCGGAGTTGATCTGCCATAATATTACTGTTGGTATAGGCAGACGATGTCAATGACTGGACATTGGTATTCAGTACAGCAACTACTGAGACTGCAATTATTACAGCGGCAATGAAGAAGATCATATGGGTAATGGCGGTATCAGCCTCTTCATTTTCTCTTATGTTCCCAGTAACTCGCTTCATCCTTAACATTCCCTTTTTTTAGTCCCGGATATGCTACATTTCAATTAATATGATAGGTAGCATAATCTCCGATGCCGTTTTCAGTAACAAATTTTATGCGATGCCAGTCGCTTCCGTTGAGGTTATCCATTGTGAAAGTAACGGATTCTTCAGGACTCCATGTATGGGTATCGGCTGAAGTATTATAATCCGTAAGCTCTCCATCGACAAGTACATCTATTTGTTCCCAATCCAGTACCCTGCTGCCTGTGTTTGTCACATCTACGGTTATTGTATAACTGGTATTGGATCCGGTATAATTTATTTCCCCGATACTGATGGATGTATGTGTTTTTTCCAGCATCAGTGCATTATTATCTTCTTTGGCCGTCTGCAGGTTATCCTGGGATGCAGCCCAGCCATTATAATATGTGCCACCCAAAAACAGGAATGCTATAAGGAAAATCGCCACCACAACCGAAGTCTCAAATCCCATAGAGTTCCTCCAGGCCGTGTTTTACTTTTGCCATTTCCCGATCGATGGTACTCAACATGTTCCTGTCGATCTTGCGTCCTCGTAATTTTTCAATGAACAGCAGGGATTTGGTATGGTCTTCAGGCAGCAATCTCCAGGTAGGTTTTTCCACATAATAATCAATTCCCCGGGCATAAGCCATTATTTCAGAGCGGACGCCTTCACTGATCCAGCCTATATCGACATAATAGTCAAGGACATCCATGAGATTGTTCCTGCCTACTCTTTCCATGAGGAACTCTATCCAGTTTAAAAGCACAATTATATTGGTAGGTTTCTTCTTGACAATGTCAAGATCCAGCAGAGGCAGTTTTCCGGCAAACTCTTCTTCATAATCGTTTTCTACTGTATCTCTATCGGGTTTTGCCTTTTTGGTACTGTGCTGATCCGGCTGGCTAGCAATACCATTTTCGAGTGAATTCATACGTTCGGCTGTTTCCCCGTTTGTTATTGTCAGGTCTTCAATCCTGCCTTCAAGAACGTCTGCGCGCTGGGTAAAACTGTCCATAGCCTGAGAAATCCCTTGCATGCGTTCATTGGTATCAACAAGGGCATCTGCAAACGTTTCAAGTTTGCCATTTATGGCCTCGATATGTTCTCCGGTTTCGGGAGAGACACCTGATGCAGCAGTTTTTTGCTCGACATTTGCAATCTCATTTCTCAGCATCTTCATGCTTTTTGAGAGTTCGTGGATGTGTTCTTCGTTCTTGTCAAACCTTTCAAGAATTTCTTTATTTTCCTCTTCTTCGCCCACAAAAGGATTGACCTGGTTTGAAACAACTTCATACAAAGATAAAAGGTCCAGAACACTTTGATCTATCTTCTCGATGGTTTCTTTTACTTCTTTGTTTTCGTTTTGCACCATCGAAACGGTAACATCGATCTTGGAGATCTTATCCTCAAGCTCTGCTATTCTCCGGGTGTTTTCTTCAGCTATATCCGAATCTGGCGAGTTGTCATAATCCTCGCTAGACTGCCCGTCTGAATAGTCCTCATCAAAAGGCGGCTCACTGGCAAAATCGTTGTCCTCATCAGGCAGGGAAGATTTGTCTTGATTCCCTTTTTTCTTAAAGAATTTTGATTTGAGGCCCTGGATTGTTTGCCCGATTCCCGCCATGCTATCACGGATTATGCTTTAGTAGTATATAATTGTATATATATTCTGATATACTATTATTTATAAATAATCCAGTTTATTGGCAAATCAGCTCTTGATCCGTGTACCCACACGTTCTCCTTCGACAGGTTCACTCTTTATTTTTTCCTGCATTACGACTTTGTAAATATCCCCTTCACTGGAACCATCCATAACGATTGTTTCAATATTGCATCTCTCGATTATTTTTGCAGCCAGGGGATCGACAGGGGATTTTGAACCAGCTTTCATTTCAGTGGACATTACCACATCAAGCAGTTCTTTGGGAGTCATCACATCAAATTTTATAGCATCAGGGGATGCTGTCGGGTCTTTTGAATATACGCCGTCCACGGAAGTTGCAATCACCATTAACTCAGCTCCCAGATACTCGGCAAGTACAGCGGACACCGTATCTGTGGTCTGTCCCGGGATTACTCCTCCCATTACAATGATTTTGCCGGAGGACAGGGCAAGTTCTGCATCCCTGTAACTCTGAGGTGGTTCTGGATATGCATTTTTGCCCAGGGCAGCTATGAGGAGCTGGGCATTGAGACGGGTAACATCGATGCCTATAAAATCACAGGTGACCTCATTTGCTCCGACCTGCCTGGCAGCTTCTATGTACTGGCGGGCGGCAACCCCTCCGCCGGTCACGACTACCACGGAATGTTCTTTCGAAAGCTCTTCCAGCATGTCGGCGTATTTTGCGAACCTCTCCGGATCCAGGTCCCTGGCAAGAATGGATCCGCCTATTGATATTACTACTAGCATGAATGGTCCTCCGGATATTGTTCAGAAGTATTATGTAAATATATGATATGCAAAATGGGAATAGGGGAAGAATACAGCCTTTTTGTAAAAAAGATATGATGAGGCTGCATTTTCCTACCTTCATAAATGGTATGCCTGATACAATCGCTCTATGCCCAAACCCGGGGCATCTGAAGAACAGTTAGTGATTATGTAATAGATTCCCTCTTCAGACATAGGATTGACCCGGCAAACTTGTTCAAAAAAGTAAAGAGAAAATGGAATAATTATTCCATTGTTATTGCTTCGGTTGGACAGACGTCCACACATGCACCACAGTCCACACACTCTTCAGCGTCTACGACTGCAATGTTTTCATCGTTCATTGAGATTGCTTCAGATGGACATTCGTCCACGCATGCTCCGCAACCTACACATTCGTCAACATTGATTATTGCTACCATATCTATCGACTCTCCTGTTGATTTTTGACGTCTTAATAGACTTCATCCTATCATTAAATAACTAAAATAAAAAGTTATCGATTAGGATTTATAACATCTTGGTATCCCCTTACTTCGAATGAGTAAAGGGCGATTACAGAATCTTTTTAATTTATAAGACATATTTATTTTGGAGTAATATAATGATATTGTAAACACACTCTCAATTTGGGTATATGATACAATGAAAGATGAAAAAGCAGTTTCTCCCGTTGTCGGCATCATGTTGATGATTGCCATAACCATTGTTCTTGGAGTCACTCTGATCTTCTTTGCCACGGCCTTTGAAATAGAGGAGCCTGCACCTTTTGTGGCACATTCAAGTGGGGAACTGATTTCTCATCATGTAGATGGTCTTGCGAAGGATCAGTTTGTCTATATCTATCATAATGGTGGTGATCCAATCAATGTATCTGATATTGAAATTATGGTGAATGCTACTGAAGTCTCTGGAAATCAAGCTGTTATTTTTGATTTGCCTGTAGAAAATTCTCTTGGGAAAGAGAATATTGAGGGTGAATCAGAAATGATAGACAAGAGCCCTGATGGGATTGCCGGAGCAATCAAAGAACCCGAGTTTTCTACAGGTGAATTGATTATGTTTCGTATTAATAGTGGCTCCTGTTCCTTAGAAAAAGGTGACCAGATAACTGTAAAAATCATACATACGCCTACCAACACAATAGTCATCGAAGAAACTCTGACCGCTTCCTGAGGCGCATAAACTTCCAATCCAATATCTTTTTAATAGGAGGAGCTTTAGGGAAAGCCATGAGCACCCCTGACAATTATATCCAGTACTTCCCCCTGGAGCAATGTTATCCCAATCAGAAGGACGCAATGGAGAAGATTCACCGCTCCCTGCTGGAAGAAAATCTGGTGCTTTTTGAAGGAGCCTGTGGGACCGGGAAGACCCTGAGTGCGCTGGTTCCTTCGTTGCATGTGGGAAAACAATTGGGCAAAACCGTGTTCATTGCCACGAATGTCCATCAACAGATGTTACAGTTCATAGATGAGGCCCGCCAGATTAAACGTACCCATGACATCAAGGTCCTGGTCTTCAAGGGTAAGATGAGCATGTGTCCCCTGAAACAGGGGTATGATGAATGCGAGGCCAAACGGGATAACACCTATGATCTAATGGAGATCGAAAAGGAAATCATTCTCAAAAAACAGGAATCAAAGGCTGCCTGGGATGAGTATAAGTCCTCGGGGGAAGCAGCTCATGCTTCTTTGAGGGATGCTGTCGATGAGGAGCGGGAAAAACTCGAGGAAAAAGCAAGTTCCCTGAGGAAACGTTCATGCGATCCCCTGTATGAGGTTTTAAAGGCAGAGGATGAAAAATTCCAGAAATGGCTTTTCCAGGATGTACGCGATCCTGAAGAGGTCAATGATTATGCTGCTGAAAACGGGATGTGTGGTTATGAACTTCTCAAGCGGGAATTGAAAAATGCCGACCTTGTCATAGCCAATTTTCATCATATCCTCAATGATATGATATTTTCCACAATGCTGCGCTGGATGGACAAAGAACCCGAAGATATCATAGCGATATTTGACGAAGCCCATAATATAGAAAACGCTGCCAGGTCCCATTCATCCATTACTTTGACCGAACATACCATTGAAAGTGCCCTGGCTGAACTTAATGCCAATGAAAAAAGTGATCTTTTTACCTCCATGCCGGTTGAGGATGTGGAAGCCGTGCTCTCCATCCTCCTGGAAGTGGTCAGGGATACCTATGATAACCGTTTCAAGTTCGGGGAACGCCAGCGGGTGGGGCGCAACTGGTATGATATACGCATAAGTGACCCCTATGAAAGAAATGATGTGGTTCACGCCCGTTTTATGAGACGGATGAAAGAGACCGGTTATGGGGAGGAAAAACAGGTACAGGAATTGCTCGGGATCGCTGCCGAAGTGGGGGGTTTACTGGATAATGCCTATCATGAACAATACAAACAGGGCCAGACCCCTATCCTGAAAAGATCCCACCTAAAACCCACTGCAGAATTCTTCTCCCAGTATCTTAAACTCTCCAATAACGAAAATTATTATCCGGTACTCAATGTTCGCCGGGATCAGGGTGGGGAGATCTACGGCAGGCTGGAATTGTTCACCTGTATCCCGAAAAACGTTACAGGCCCGCTGCTGGATTCGATCTACTCGGCAATCCTGATGTCTGCAACCCTGCGTCCCTTCGATATGATCAAAAGCACGCTGGGTATCACGCGGCAGACATGCGATCTGGCCTATGGTCTGACCTTTCCCGAAGAACGCAGATTGACAATTGCAGTATCGGTCCCTCCCCAGTATTCGAGGATACGGGACGATCCCCAGAACCTCCAGATATTAGAACAGGTGTTACAGGACACTATTGAAAATGCCGGAGGCAATGTGATCATCTTCTTCCCGAACGCTTTTGAGGCAAAACGGTATTTCCGTAAATTCGATGGTTTGCTTGATGCCGAACTGTTCCTTGATGAAACCGGGATATCTGCCCAGGATATACGCAAGCAATTCTTCCAGACCGGAGAGCAGGGAGGCAAAGCTGCCCTTTTCACCTATCTCTGGGGTACCCTCAGTGAAGGAGTGGATTACAGGAATGGTCGGGGTCGGGTTGTTGTGGTGGTCGGTGTAGGCTATTCGGCCCTGAATGACAGGATGCATGCGGTGGAATCTGCCTATGATCATGAATTCGGTTATGGTTCCGGCTGGGAATATGCTGTACAGGTCCCCACGATACGTAAGATCAGACAGGCCATGGGCAGAGTGGTACGTTCACCGGCCGATTACGGTGTCAGGATACTGCTGGATGGCAGGTTCATGACGGATTCGGTTAAAAGACTGGGAAAATATTCGGTATACCCCTCATTTCCCGAAGATGAGAGGAAGGAATTCCTTGATGTGGAACCCGGGAAAGTGAAATATTCCCTGCTCAATTTCTTTTCGGACATGGAAGAGCTGTCCTGACACATATATATATGATTGTGAATTAGTTCCAAGGTACTATGATCGAGATCACATCCCCTTCAAGGCTGCACCTCTCCCTGATCGATCTCAATGCTTCCCTGGGCCGGGTTGATGGAGGAGTGGGTGTGAGTCTGCAATATCCCCATATTCATCTTACTGCTGAAAAAAGTGATCAGGTGGAGATTAACGGCAGCTCTTTACTGTACGACAAAGTGCGAGCTGCGATTTCTGCCCTGCTGCCTGAAGGAGAAGGGATCAGTATCTATCTTGATGAGGATATGCCTGCCCATGTAGGTCTGGGTTCGGGCACACAGGTGGCTTTGTGTACTGCGGCTGCGATCAACGAGCTTTTCGAACTGGACCTTTCGGTCAGACAGCTGGCCCAAAAAGTGGGCCGGGGTGGTACTTCCGGTATTGGTGTGGCAGCTTTTGAGGAAGGGGGTTTCCTTGTGGATTGTGGACATAGTTTTTCTGATAAAGGTGCTTTTTCTCCCTCCTCTGCCAGTCCGGCCCCTCCCGCTCCGATAGTTTTCAGACATGATTTCCCGGACTGGCCCATAGTGCTGGCTCTTCCTGACAGACAGGGAGCCCATGATGCACAGGAAGTGGATATTTTCAGGCAGGTCTGTCCTGTACCCCTGGAGGATGTACAGGCGATCTCTCACATCGTTCTGATGCAGATGATTCCGGCAGTTATTGAAAATGATATTGAGAACTTCGGCAGCGCACTTGATAGCCTGCAGACACTGGGGTTCAAAAAACAAGAGGTCTCCCTGCAGAGCCAGCAGGTGCAAGAAGTAATTGAACAGATGAGACTGGCCGACACCCATGGTGTCGGGATGAGTTCCTTTGGGCCTGCAATATGTGGTTTTGTTGAGAATGAGACTCAGGGGAAACGTATTGTCCGGGATATGCAAAACTTCCTGGATGAGAATATAGGGGGCAAGGTTTTGCTTACAACTCCCAATAACACCGGTGCGGATGTCAGGATGGATTAAACTTGAATGTGAAAACCTGGTTTGCAGATATTGAAATCAATGAAGATGGAAGTGTGGCTGAATGCAGTCCCTGTACGCAGGATGTGCAGCAGCTGGCAGAAAGATTGCTTGTCTTTCAGAAAGATCCCAAACAAATCCCGCCGGCATGTTTTGATCCCGTTCAAAATGCCATTGAATGTGGTTTTGCAGCAGGGGAAACTGAATATTATTCCCTGTTGCAGCAAACCTGTATTGCAGCCACCCGGCTTAAGATAAAGAACTCTTATTCTCCGGATCTGCGAATTATCCATGCAGTGGAAGCACTGGATGATATTGATGAGGCGGCCAACCTGCTGGCTGAGAGATTGGGCATATGGTACGGCGAACATTTCCCCGAAGCAGGCATGCTAACCGAAAACCTGGCCAAATTCGTAGCCGAAAACGGGCTCAGGCAGGATTTACAGCAGGATTCGCAGTTTCATGAGACTGCCCGCTCATCGGTGGGTATGGAAATGGATGCAGAGGACGGAGCTATCATAAAGGCTTTTGCAGCGGACCTCACTTCCCTGTATGAGAGGCGTCATGTGATAGAAGCCTATATTCACAAAAACATGGAGCAACTCGCTCCCAATCTGGATGAGGTCGCAGGAGCCAATCTGGGTGCTCGATTGATCAGTATGGCCGGTGGATTGCAGTCTCTCTCCCGGATGCCGTCAAGTACCATACAGGTAATGGGTGCAAACCAGGCCTTATTCAAACATCTCAGAGGCAAAGCAACCTCTCCCAAACACGGTATTA harbors:
- a CDS encoding NOP5/NOP56 family protein, whose product is MKTWFADIEINEDGSVAECSPCTQDVQQLAERLLVFQKDPKQIPPACFDPVQNAIECGFAAGETEYYSLLQQTCIAATRLKIKNSYSPDLRIIHAVEALDDIDEAANLLAERLGIWYGEHFPEAGMLTENLAKFVAENGLRQDLQQDSQFHETARSSVGMEMDAEDGAIIKAFAADLTSLYERRHVIEAYIHKNMEQLAPNLDEVAGANLGARLISMAGGLQSLSRMPSSTIQVMGANQALFKHLRGKATSPKHGIIFNHPLIKNSHPKIRGKMARALASGLSIASRVDAFSGQLNPAIKEKLDRKVRSIKEGN